In Quercus lobata isolate SW786 chromosome 12, ValleyOak3.0 Primary Assembly, whole genome shotgun sequence, a genomic segment contains:
- the LOC115971120 gene encoding scarecrow-like protein 22 isoform X1 has protein sequence MKKHQKKKSESTPLESMRGMPFQLQGKGVFEIASFTPICSWNSNNKKEELLDFANNNFNSNNHNNNNNNNEPSSVLHMRRSPSPPTSASTLSSSFGGGGSTDNTAGGGGGVAATLPTVPSPGPDPTRKDEWASELQPIPSGLTGGGERCGLGGLEDWETMLSETAASPSQDHSLLRWIAGDVDDSSFGLKQLLQSGSNSNTNPLDLDGNAGLGIVDQGPGVFDPIIGGGNVNASINNHNPNLAYPASGFSNYHNNSNGRIGGGTTIVPSSSGVLNCKVSSVGLNSNNNNCFSTNNSLPLPVTLPPGVIYQQQHQQFEVPDEKPQILNPQMLMNQQQQQQSQHPQSPNFFLPLSFAQQEQHLPQPQPKRQNSGGLDPITQIPKPPFVDPGHEFLLRKHQQLQPQHMGFSPGVQFVPQHLQQKPLMVPKQKMGPGEELAQHHHHQQQQQQQQQQQQQLALLDQLYKAAECIGTGNFSHAQGILARLNHQLSPVGKPLHRAAFYFKEALQLLLLMNNPVTSPSPRSPTPFDVIFKMGAYKVFSEVSPLIQFVNFTCNQALLEALSDVDRIHIVDFDIGFGAQWASFMQELPVRNRGAPSLKITAFASPSTHHPVELGLMRENLTQFANEIGISFELEVVNFDCLDQTSYTLPILRAAENEAVAVNFPIWSSSNQPAALPSLLRFVKQLSPKIMVSLDRGCDRTDLPFPQHVLQALQSYINLLESLDAVNVTSDAVNKIERFLLQPKIESTVLGRLRGPDKMPLWKTLFASAGFSPVIFSNFTETQAECVVKRTPVRGFHVEKRQSSLVLCWQRRELISASAWRC, from the exons ATGAAGAAACATCAGAAGAAGAAATCTGAAAGCACCCCACTTGAGA GTATGAGAGGGATGCCCTTTCAGCTTCAGGGGAAGGGTGTCTTTGAAATCGCTAGCTTTACTCCGATTTGTTCTTGGAATagtaacaacaaaaaagaagaacttCTTGACTTTGCAAACAACAACTTTAACAGCAACAaccataacaacaacaacaacaacaacgagcCCAGTTCTGTTCTTCATATGAGAAGAAGCCCGAGTCCACCCACGTCGGCATCCACACTGTCTTCGTCATTCGGCGGAGGAGGTTCCACCGACAACACCGCCGGAGGAGGAGGTGGCGTGGCGGCTACGCTACCCACTGTCCCATCTCCgggacccgacccgacccggaaAGACGAATGGGCATCGGAGCTCCAACCGATTCCGAGCGGACTGACTGGCGGAGGAGAAAGGTGCGGTCTTGGAGGTTTGGAAGATTGGGAGACCATGTTGTCTGAAACGGCGGCGTCACCGAGTCAGGACCACTCGCTTCTGCGTTGGATCGCCGGGGATGTGGACGACTCGTCGTTTGGGCTCAAACAGCTTTTGCAGAGTGGGAGCAACAGCAATACCAATCCTCTGGATTTGGACGGCAATGCTGGACTGGGAATCGTGGATCAAGGGCCAGGAGTGTTCGACCCCATCATCGGCGGAGGTAATGTAAATGCAAGCATTAATAATCACAATCCTAATTTGGCTTATCCAGCTTCTGGGTTTTCAAATTACCACAACAATAGTAATGGGAGGATTGGTGGTGGTACAACAATTGTACCAAGCTCTTCTGGGGTCCTAAATTGCAAGGTTTCAAGTGTTGGGTTGAATAGCAACAACAATAATTGTTTTAGTACTAATAACAGTCTCCCTCTTCCAGTTACTTTGCCTCCTGGTGTGATTTATCAACAGCAACATCAACAGTTTGAAGTTCCAGATGAGAAGCCTCAGATTCTGAATCCACAGATGTTGATGAAccaacagcagcagcaacagtCTCAGCATCCTCAAAGTCCAAACTTTTTTCTGCCATTGTCTTTTGCTCAACAAGAACAGCACCTCCCACAGCCCCAACCAAAGCGTCAGAACTCAGGCGGGTTGGACCCCATCACTCAAATCCCAAAACCACCGTTTGTGGATCCTGGGCATGAGTTTTTGCTGCGAAAACATCAACAGCTACAGCCTCAACATATGGGGTTTTCTCCTGGAGTGCAATTTGTTCCTCAGCATCTTCAGCAAAAGCCATTGATGGTGCCCAAGCAAAAAATGGGACCGGGCGAAGAATTAGCCCAGCACCACCAccatcagcagcagcagcagcagcagcaacaacaacaacagcagctTGCTCTGCTTGACCAGCTCTATAAGGCAGCAGAGTGTATAGGGACTGGGAATTTCTCACACGCGCAAGGGATATTGGCGCGGCTCAATCACCAGCTCTCCCCTGTTGGAAAGCCCCTCCATAGGGCTGCTTTCTACTTCAAGGAGGCTTTGCAATTGCTCCTCCTTATGAACAACCCAGTCACCTCCCCTTCACCAAGGAGTCCAACCCCATTTGATGTTATCTTCAAGATGGGCGCTTATAAGGTCTTTTCCGAGGTCTCGCCCCTCATTCAGTTTGTTAATTTCACTTGCAACCAGGCCCTCCTTGAAGCTCTATCTGATGTTGATCGTATTCATATTGTGGATTTTGATATCGGGTTTGGTGCTCAGTGGGCTTCCTTTATGCAAGAGCTTCCAGTAAGGAATAGGGGTGCCCCATCATTGAAAATCACTGCCTTTGCCTCTCCTTCCACTCACCACCCTGTTGAGCTTGGGCTTATGCGGGAAAACTTAACCCAGTTTGCTAATGAGATTGGGATTAGTTTTGAGCTTGAAGTGGTTAACTTTGATTGTTTGGACCAAACCTCTTATACCCTGCCTATCTTGAGAGCAGCCGAGAATGAGGCAGTTGCTGTGAACTTTCCCATTTGGTCTTCTTCAAATCAACCTGCTGCACTTCCTTCTCTCCTCCGTTTTGTGAAGCAGCTATCGCCAAAAATTATGGTGTCTTTGGACCGAGGGTGTGATCGAACTGACCTTCCCTTCCCACAACATGTTCTCCAAGCCCTCCAGTCCTATATTAATCTCTTGGAGTCTTTGGATGCTGTGAATGTGACTTCTGATGCCGTGAACAAGATTGAGAGGTTCCTCCTTCAGCCTAAGATAGAAAGCACAGTATTGGGGCGTCTCCGAGGCCCGGACAAAATGCCTCTCTGGAAAACACTATTTGCCTCGGCTGGGTTCTCCCCTGTAATATTCAGCAACTTCACTGAAACTCAGGCAGAATGTGTGGTGAAGAGGACTCCGGTTAGGGGGTTTCATGTGGAGAAGCGCCAGTCATCACTTGTGCTCTGCTGGCAGCGCCGGGAGCTCATCTCAGCTTCAGCTT
- the LOC115971120 gene encoding scarecrow-like protein 22 isoform X2 produces MKKHQKKKSESTPLESMRGMPFQLQGKGVFEIASFTPICSWNSNNKKEELLDFANNNFNSNNHNNNNNNNEPSSVLHMRRSPSPPTSASTLSSSFGGGGSTDNTAGGGGGVAATLPTVPSPGPDPTRKDEWASELQPIPSGLTGGGERCGLGGLEDWETMLSETAASPSQDHSLLRWIAGDVDDSSFGLKQLLQSGSNSNTNPLDLDGNAGLGIVDQGPGVFDPIIGGVTLPPGVIYQQQHQQFEVPDEKPQILNPQMLMNQQQQQQSQHPQSPNFFLPLSFAQQEQHLPQPQPKRQNSGGLDPITQIPKPPFVDPGHEFLLRKHQQLQPQHMGFSPGVQFVPQHLQQKPLMVPKQKMGPGEELAQHHHHQQQQQQQQQQQQQLALLDQLYKAAECIGTGNFSHAQGILARLNHQLSPVGKPLHRAAFYFKEALQLLLLMNNPVTSPSPRSPTPFDVIFKMGAYKVFSEVSPLIQFVNFTCNQALLEALSDVDRIHIVDFDIGFGAQWASFMQELPVRNRGAPSLKITAFASPSTHHPVELGLMRENLTQFANEIGISFELEVVNFDCLDQTSYTLPILRAAENEAVAVNFPIWSSSNQPAALPSLLRFVKQLSPKIMVSLDRGCDRTDLPFPQHVLQALQSYINLLESLDAVNVTSDAVNKIERFLLQPKIESTVLGRLRGPDKMPLWKTLFASAGFSPVIFSNFTETQAECVVKRTPVRGFHVEKRQSSLVLCWQRRELISASAWRC; encoded by the exons ATGAAGAAACATCAGAAGAAGAAATCTGAAAGCACCCCACTTGAGA GTATGAGAGGGATGCCCTTTCAGCTTCAGGGGAAGGGTGTCTTTGAAATCGCTAGCTTTACTCCGATTTGTTCTTGGAATagtaacaacaaaaaagaagaacttCTTGACTTTGCAAACAACAACTTTAACAGCAACAaccataacaacaacaacaacaacaacgagcCCAGTTCTGTTCTTCATATGAGAAGAAGCCCGAGTCCACCCACGTCGGCATCCACACTGTCTTCGTCATTCGGCGGAGGAGGTTCCACCGACAACACCGCCGGAGGAGGAGGTGGCGTGGCGGCTACGCTACCCACTGTCCCATCTCCgggacccgacccgacccggaaAGACGAATGGGCATCGGAGCTCCAACCGATTCCGAGCGGACTGACTGGCGGAGGAGAAAGGTGCGGTCTTGGAGGTTTGGAAGATTGGGAGACCATGTTGTCTGAAACGGCGGCGTCACCGAGTCAGGACCACTCGCTTCTGCGTTGGATCGCCGGGGATGTGGACGACTCGTCGTTTGGGCTCAAACAGCTTTTGCAGAGTGGGAGCAACAGCAATACCAATCCTCTGGATTTGGACGGCAATGCTGGACTGGGAATCGTGGATCAAGGGCCAGGAGTGTTCGACCCCATCATCGGCGGAG TTACTTTGCCTCCTGGTGTGATTTATCAACAGCAACATCAACAGTTTGAAGTTCCAGATGAGAAGCCTCAGATTCTGAATCCACAGATGTTGATGAAccaacagcagcagcaacagtCTCAGCATCCTCAAAGTCCAAACTTTTTTCTGCCATTGTCTTTTGCTCAACAAGAACAGCACCTCCCACAGCCCCAACCAAAGCGTCAGAACTCAGGCGGGTTGGACCCCATCACTCAAATCCCAAAACCACCGTTTGTGGATCCTGGGCATGAGTTTTTGCTGCGAAAACATCAACAGCTACAGCCTCAACATATGGGGTTTTCTCCTGGAGTGCAATTTGTTCCTCAGCATCTTCAGCAAAAGCCATTGATGGTGCCCAAGCAAAAAATGGGACCGGGCGAAGAATTAGCCCAGCACCACCAccatcagcagcagcagcagcagcagcaacaacaacaacagcagctTGCTCTGCTTGACCAGCTCTATAAGGCAGCAGAGTGTATAGGGACTGGGAATTTCTCACACGCGCAAGGGATATTGGCGCGGCTCAATCACCAGCTCTCCCCTGTTGGAAAGCCCCTCCATAGGGCTGCTTTCTACTTCAAGGAGGCTTTGCAATTGCTCCTCCTTATGAACAACCCAGTCACCTCCCCTTCACCAAGGAGTCCAACCCCATTTGATGTTATCTTCAAGATGGGCGCTTATAAGGTCTTTTCCGAGGTCTCGCCCCTCATTCAGTTTGTTAATTTCACTTGCAACCAGGCCCTCCTTGAAGCTCTATCTGATGTTGATCGTATTCATATTGTGGATTTTGATATCGGGTTTGGTGCTCAGTGGGCTTCCTTTATGCAAGAGCTTCCAGTAAGGAATAGGGGTGCCCCATCATTGAAAATCACTGCCTTTGCCTCTCCTTCCACTCACCACCCTGTTGAGCTTGGGCTTATGCGGGAAAACTTAACCCAGTTTGCTAATGAGATTGGGATTAGTTTTGAGCTTGAAGTGGTTAACTTTGATTGTTTGGACCAAACCTCTTATACCCTGCCTATCTTGAGAGCAGCCGAGAATGAGGCAGTTGCTGTGAACTTTCCCATTTGGTCTTCTTCAAATCAACCTGCTGCACTTCCTTCTCTCCTCCGTTTTGTGAAGCAGCTATCGCCAAAAATTATGGTGTCTTTGGACCGAGGGTGTGATCGAACTGACCTTCCCTTCCCACAACATGTTCTCCAAGCCCTCCAGTCCTATATTAATCTCTTGGAGTCTTTGGATGCTGTGAATGTGACTTCTGATGCCGTGAACAAGATTGAGAGGTTCCTCCTTCAGCCTAAGATAGAAAGCACAGTATTGGGGCGTCTCCGAGGCCCGGACAAAATGCCTCTCTGGAAAACACTATTTGCCTCGGCTGGGTTCTCCCCTGTAATATTCAGCAACTTCACTGAAACTCAGGCAGAATGTGTGGTGAAGAGGACTCCGGTTAGGGGGTTTCATGTGGAGAAGCGCCAGTCATCACTTGTGCTCTGCTGGCAGCGCCGGGAGCTCATCTCAGCTTCAGCTT